The genomic stretch AAGTCGTAACCGTGCTCGTCGGCAATGCGCAGCAGCGCGCTGGTGTCCTTGGGGAAGCAGGAGCCTCCCCACCCTGGGCCCGGCGCGAGGTGATCGGCGCCGATACGCCTGTCGTAGCTCATGCCGCGGATCACGTCCATGGAATCGGCGCCCACGACCTGGCACAGGTTGGCTATCGCGTTGACAAACGACACCTTGGCAGCGAGGAACGCGTTACACGCGTACTTGATCGTCTCCGACGAGGCCGGGTCGGTTATGAGGATCGGAGCGCCCAGCGGCTCGTACAGGGCTGCCAGCTTCTCGCCTGCCGCCCGGTCGTCTGCGCCGATCACGACCCTGTCGGGATGAAGCCAGTCGGAGACCGCCTTGCCCTCGCGCAGGAACTCCGGGTTCGACACGACGGAGGTGTCGGGCCGGTTGAGGGCCGTGACGACGAGGGCCGCCGATCCCACCGGCACCGTCGACTTGGTCACCACGACAGCGCCCGGTGTCAGGTGCGGCGCGATCTGGGACGCGGCCTGCTGCACGTAACTCAGGTCTGCCGCGCCGTCCGCTCCTTGGGGCGTCGGGACGCACAAGAAGACGAAGCCGGCGCCGGCAGCGGCAGCGGAGGGGTCGGACGAGAAGGTCAGCCTGCCCGACGAGATGCCCTCTTCGAGCAGCTTCGGCAGGCCCTCTTCGAGGATCGTCGGTTCGCCGCGGTTCAGCGTCTCCACCTTGGCCTCGTCGACGTCGACGGCGACGACCGAGTTGCCAAGATGGGCCAGGCACACGGCCGTCGTGAGGCCGACGTAGCCGGCGCCG from Acidimicrobiales bacterium encodes the following:
- a CDS encoding UDP-glucose/GDP-mannose dehydrogenase family protein yields the protein MTNNAGNQPATIAVIGAGYVGLTTAVCLAHLGNSVVAVDVDEAKVETLNRGEPTILEEGLPKLLEEGISSGRLTFSSDPSAAAAGAGFVFLCVPTPQGADGAADLSYVQQAASQIAPHLTPGAVVVTKSTVPVGSAALVVTALNRPDTSVVSNPEFLREGKAVSDWLHPDRVVIGADDRAAGEKLAALYEPLGAPILITDPASSETIKYACNAFLAAKVSFVNAIANLCQVVGADSMDVIRGMSYDRRIGADHLAPGPGWGGSCFPKDTSALLRIADEHGYDFSLLREVIAANERQFEHVTDQVAAAAGRPLEGATVAAWGLTFKAATDDLRESPAIAVLRQLVSRGAKVKAFDPTLPTPDHSCLAGLELEVCDDPYTAVEGAHALVVLTEWPEFCSLDLKKVAATMEHPSIVDTRNMLDPASARSAGCEYAGMGRS